A single window of Micromonas commoda chromosome 6, complete sequence DNA harbors:
- a CDS encoding predicted protein codes for MVKFDPELKKEAEKDGGKFDKKVDKDWTHAYADDLRADVYTEVNSSPKADVHQREWRKIMNGDPVEINPSVGSGLKCMTIDEWSCRWKQNDRFPECLACGSESTKEHHFMQTWCRSKKAFESETLCLDCHMFSWRSYSDPDFLTPEEYDKIRWENMVNDKAAGRPVVPDADKRPSLEELGIPTGDKPGIHDWMHALAEVQCNLRGPFFQAPLRRNPPQRCNTFRCRSCIDHQMHDLAAYTRDLR; via the exons ATGGTCAAGTTCGACCCCGAACTCaag AaagaggcggagaaggatgGCGGCAAGTTCGACAAGAAGGTCGACAAGGACTGGACTCACGCCTACGCCGACGACCTTCGAGCCGATGTCTACACCGAGGTCAACTCGAGCCCCAAGGCTGacgtccaccagcgcgagTGGCGCAAGATCATGAACGGCGACCCGGTGGAGATCAACCCATCCGTCGGCAGCGGCCTCAAGTGCATGACCATCGACGAGTGGTCCTGCCGCTGGAAGCAGAACGACCGCTTCCCCGAGTGCCTGGCGTGCGGCAGCGAGTCCACCAAGGAGCACCACTTCATGCAGACGTGGTGCAGGAGCAAGAAGGCGTTCGAGTCGGAGACGCTGTGCCTGGACTGCCACATGTTCTCGTGGCGGTCCTACAGCGACCCCGACTTTCTCACCCCCGAGGAGTACGATAAGATCCGATGGGAGAACATGGTGAACGACAAGGCCGCGGGCAGGCCGGTGGTGCCGGACGCGGATAAGAGGCCCTCGCTTGAAGAGCTCGGCATCCCCACCGGTGACAA GCCGGGCATCCACGACTGGATGCACGCCCTGGCGGAGGTGCAGTGCAATCTACGTGGACCGTTCTTTCAAGCGCCGCTTCGCCGCAACCCGCCGCAGCGATGCAACACTTTCAGATGTAG GTCGTGCATCGACCATCAGATGCACGACCTGGCAGCGTACACGCGCGACCTGAGGTGA
- a CDS encoding succinic semialdehyde dehydrogenase (Glutamate Tyrosine and Butanoate metabolism), protein MNSSSFVARTHSYLRWQGARRIAEIGRIQQFARANCDDLDSASGRDGDTKSSFSSIDALADLIGVKDRGLIRAQCFVGGAWTDADDGDTLPVINPANGLEILRVPKMGRAETERSIANASGAMPEWSALTASKRASILHRWYSLILDNGDDLARIMVAEQGKPMAEAKGEVAYAASFVEWFAEEARRAYGEVIPTHDLDTRVFATRQPVGVCAAITPWNFPLAMITRKAAAALAAGCACVVKPSEETPLSAFALGVLAERAGFPPGTIQFVTGDYEAIGDALTSSDVVRKLSFTGSTEVGKTLAVKCAATVKNVSLELGGNAPFIVFPDANIDAAVKGAILSKFRNSGQTCVCAQRFIVHESVVEEFATRFAVEAKRLVVGDGFGATTDQGPLINADALRKVESHVDDAVKKGAVVLCGGERVFPEGAKGGHFYAPTVLVECDGDMAVFREETFGPVAAIATFETEAQAIAMANAGRAGLASYVFTRDNATLWRVSEALEYGIVGANTGLISTASAPFGGMRESGIGREGGKHGLEEYLEVKYVCMAGLGEKRRPW, encoded by the coding sequence ATGAACAGCTCCTCGTTCGTCGCCAGGACGCACAGCTACCTGCGATGGCAGGGCGCCAGAAGGATAGCTGAAATCGGGCGGATTCAGCAATTCGCCCGAGCAAAttgcgacgacctcgactcCGCGTCGGGTCGCGACGGAGACACCAAGTCGAGTTTCTCGAgcatcgacgccctcgcggacctcATCGGCGTCAAAGACAGAGGTTTGATCAGAGCGCAGTGCTTCGTCGGAGGGGCGTggaccgacgccgatgacggcgacACGCTCCCGGTGATCAATCCCGCGAACGGCCTCGAAATTCTTCGGGTGCCGAAGATGGGCCGAGCGGAGACGGAGAGATCCATCGCGAACGCCTCCGGCGCCATGCCCGAGTGGTCCGCGCTCACCGCATCGAAACGTGCGTCCATTCTCCACCGCTGGTACTCCCTCATCCTGgacaacggcgacgacctcgcgcgcaTCATGGTCGCCGAGCAGGGCAAACCGATGGCCGAGGCCAAAGGCGAAgtggcgtacgccgcgtcgttcgtggAGTGGTTCGCCGAGGAAGCCAGACGCGCGTACGGCGAGGTCATCCCGACGCACGATCTGGACACCAGGGTGTTCGCCACGCGTCAGCCCGTCGGCGTCTGCGCCGCCATCACCCCTTGGAACTTTCCCCTCGCGATGATCACGAggaaagcggcggcggcgttggcggcgggttgcgcgtgcgtcgtcaAGCCCTCGGAGGAGACGCCGCtgagcgcgttcgcgctcggtgtcctcgccgagcgcgcggggttccCGCCCGGGACGATCCAGTTCGTCACCGGCGATTACGAAGCCATAGGCGACGCGCTGACCTCGAGCGACGTCGTTCGAAAGCTGTCGTTCACGGGCTCCACGGAGGTTGGCAAGACGCTCGCCGTAAAGTGCGCTGCGACGGTGAAGAACGTCTCGTTGGAGCTCGGCGGTAACGCGCCGTTCATCGTCTTCCCGGACGCcaacatcgacgccgcggtgaagggCGCGATTTTGTCCAAGTTTCGGAACAGCGGGCAGACGTGCGTGTGCGCGCAGCGGTTCATCGTGCACGagtccgtcgtcgaggagttTGCCACGAGgttcgccgtcgaggcgaagcggctcgtcgtcggtgacggtttcggcgcgacgacggaccaGGGACCCCTGAtcaacgccgacgccctgcgcAAGGTTGAGTcgcacgtcgacgacgcggtgaagaAGGGCGCGGTGGTCCTGTGCGGGGGCGAACGCGTGTTTCCCGAGGGCGCCAAGGGGGGCCACTTTTACGCTCCCACCGTGCTCGTCGAGTGCGACGGCGACATGGCGGTGTTTCGAGAGGAGACGTtcggccccgtcgcggcgatcgcgacgttCGAGACGGAGGCGCAGGCGATCGCGATGGCTAacgccggccgcgcgggcctGGCGAGCTACGTGTTCACCCGCGACAACGCCACGCTGTGGAGAGTGAGCGAGGCGTTGGAGTACGGCATCGTCGGAGCCAACACGGGGTTGATATCGACGGCTTCGGCTCCCTTCGGGGGAATGCGCGAGAGCGGgatcgggcgcgagggcgggaaGCACGGGCTGGAGGAGTACCTGGAGGTGAAGTACGTGTGCATGGCGGGGCTGGGCGAGAAGAGGAGACCGTGGTGA
- a CDS encoding set domain protein (Predicted histone H3 lysine 9 methyltransferase. ChromDB ID: SDG20110) — protein sequence MGKSQKGKDKPGVRAAVAPAASAKIGRESSAWPSTCKYLTSLVWGDDVRRDKDVYQKYKRSADGKHVEANASATKRNVRWQLITDERHPAKGEYGLFAQRKMERGEHIIDYLGLVTLKGNESKTSDYTASFGDDNELALDAELMGNEARMINDFRNTGKRANALFDQYRDAAGDLKLGVFAGPHGVNKADEVLVSYGKGFWENRLASMGAVNMAEFCGYRAPSHDEAAEA from the coding sequence ATGGGAAAGTCGCAAAAGGGAAAGGACAAGCCAGGGGTCAGAGCGGCcgtcgccccggcggcgagcgcaaaGATCGGGCGGGAGTCCAGCGCGTGGCCGTCCACGTGCAAATACCTCACGAGTCTGGTATGGGGagacgacgtccgccgcgacaaGGATGTCTACCAAAAATACAAGCGCTCCGCCGACGGCAAGCACGTCGAGGCGAATGCGTCGGCGACGAAACGGAACGTGCGATGGCAGCTCATCACGGACGAGCGACATCCCGCGAAGGGCGAGTACGGGCTGTTCGCGCAGCGCAAGATGGAGCGAGGCGAGCACATCATCGACTACCTCGGCCTCGTGACGCTGAAGGGCAACGAGTCGAAGACCTCGGATTACACCGCATcgttcggcgacgacaacgagctcgcgctggacgctGAGCTCATGGGAAACGAGGCGAGGATGATCAACGATTTCAGAAACACGGGTAAGCGTGCCAACGCGTTGTTCGACCAGTACAGGGACGCCGCTGGGGACCTCAAGCTCGGCGTGTTCGCGGGGCCTCACGGCGTTAACAAGGCTGACGAGGTTCTGGTATCATACGGCAAAGGTTTCTGGGAGAACCGGCTGGCGTCGATGGGGGCGGTAAATATGGCCGAGTTTTGCGGCTACCGGGCTCCCTCCCACGACGAAGCGGCAGAAGCGTAG
- the APC7 gene encoding predicted protein (Anaphase promoting complex 7 (APC7)), which translates to MASTQQVRAMERLLAAEMWESAEALGGFLCSASPRIPPDAVASAERARHLALFGDALLGKGEHRRALNAFRQALSVNRLAPKVPTGNNRSSAMGTPETPATPGISPPVDEASLKFKIGRCHLALREYRAALAELETIPARARTLPVTMTLAKTYRRTGYERAAVACYKEVVRDCPYAVDAIAALAELGCSAEEIRADAHHEEPPGDASYGWLHHLAEAHGAARSHRLEAAASHLRRLDEIFPDDPRVWCQLARVHRDRGDVQEAADCYRRCVRSDPCVVDCMDAFAALLNGPSVELNALVNNLLENAPGRAESWSAAALYWESRGDAEKALSFAERASDIDDQHVTAHVTKGYLRLKCKRADAAVHAFKRALQLAPATRTYAGLVASYLILGRIKEATATAKECARAAPNASASHALLGDVEAAAQGHRDRARRFYEHSLKLDPSCAGVAAALAETHAASGRSEAAAELLRRHLDTHAAHDAGAQVALHCRLGAVLAQSKQLADALGHYQSALAIYPESDEARRGVSRVERLMKGQDPDAPDEEVDEEEDDDEEVEDADADGDDGSDFMG; encoded by the exons ATGGCGTCCACCCAGCAGGTGCGCGCCATGGAGCGgttgctcgcggcggagatgtgggagagcgccgaggcgctgggCGGTTTCCTgtgctccgcgtcgccgaggatccctccggacgccgtggcgagcgccgagcgcgcgcgacacctcgcgctcttcggcgacgcgctaCTGGGTAAAGGCGAGCACAGGCGAGCGCTGAACGCGTTCCGGCAGGCGCTCAGTGTCAACAGGCTCGCGCCCAAGGTGCCGACGGGTAACAATcgatcgtcggcgatggGCACGCCGGagacccccgcgacgcccgggatatcgcc gccggtggacgaggcgtcCCTCAAGTTCAAGATCGGCCGATGCCACCTCGCCCTGCGCGAGTaccgcgcggcgttggccgAACTCGAAACCATCCCGGCTCGCGCCAGAACCCTGCCCGTCACCATGACCCTCGCCAAGACGTACAGGCGCACCGggtacgagcgcgcggcggtggcgtgctACAAGGAGGTCGTCCGCGACTGCCCctacgccgtcgacgccatcgccgcgctcgccgagctgggATGCTCGGCCGAGGAGATTCGCG CCGACGCGCACCACGAAGAgccgcccggcgacgcgtcgtacGGCTGGCTTCACcacctcgcggaggcgcacggagccgcgcgttcgcacaggctcgaagccgcggccTCTCATCTTCGCCGGCTGGACGAGATCTTCCCCGACGATCCCCGCGTGTGGTgccagctcgcgcgcgtgcaccgcgacAGGGGCGACGtgcaggaggcggcggactgTTACAGGCGGTGCGTGCGATCCGACCCGTGCGTCGTCGATTGCATGGACGCATTCGCGGCGCTTCT TAACGGGCCGTCCGTGGAGCTCAACGCCCTCGTGAACAACCTGCTGGAGAACGCCCCGGGTCGGGCGGAGTCgtggagcgccgccgcgctgtactgggagagccgcggcgacgccgaaaAGGCGCTGTCGTTCGCCGAGCGAGCGTCCGACATCGACGATCAACACGTCACCGCGCACGTCACCAAGGGGTACCTGAGACTCAAGTGcaagcgcgcggacgccgcggtgcacgcgTTCAAACGCGCGCTTCAactggcgcccgcgacgcgaacgtacgccgggctcgtcgcgtcgtatCTGATTTTGGGACGAATAAAAgaagcgacggcgacggcgaaggagtgcgctcgcgcggctccgaacgcgtcggcgtcgcacgcgcttCTCGGGGACGTGGAGGC cgcggcgcaggggCACAGGGACAGGGCGCGGAGGTTTTACGAGCATTCGCTCAAGCTCGATCCCTCGTGCgccggggtggcggcggcgctggccgaGACGCACGCGGCTTCCGGTCGTtcggaagccgcggcggagctgctGCGACGTCACCTGGAcacgcacgcggcgcacgacgcgggggcgcagGTGGCGCTGCACTGcaggctcggcgcggtgctggCGCAGTCGaagcagctcgcggacgcgttggGGCACTACCAGAGCGCCCTGGCGATTTATCCAGagagcgacgaggcgaggcgaggggTCAGTCGGGTGGAGCGGCTCATGAAGGGTCAGGACCCGGACGCtcccgacgaggaggtggacgaggaggaggacgacgacgaggaggtggaggatgccgatgccgacggcgacgacggctccgacTTCATGGGGTGA
- a CDS encoding predicted protein, with protein sequence MGRDKEERESKKEKKAQKAMRGNGRADALTATRLRPSDILYTYSKVLPYFSGCGRTLQHTLDEIKSGRLKPGDLPAMSVIGAEVDPSVGMSKEEKAKADKARAAEEDGWSSDEDDGRRGKGKGKRGGARRGGGGGASADGVGRHRAPEKVTKFFSTNNRRLWVLRECEKLGLLGPDGTVAVRLQRQDVSKRMVEKGTRSFRIERCTNEVTLVKVDKMPTAQELKEEAERNAKEEEEEEAENDRDTAGEGTRGEVDELRDSLGEFRV encoded by the coding sequence ATGGGTCGCGACAAGGAGGAGCGGGAGTCGAAGAAGGAGAAAAAGGCGCAGAAGGCCATGCGGGGCAACGGCCGGGCCGACGCCCTGACCGCCACGCGCCTCAGACCCAGCGACATCCTCTACACCTACAGCAAGGTCCTCCCGTACTTTTCGGGGTGCGGCCGGACGCTTCAGCACACGCTGGACGAGATCAAAAGCGGGCGGCTCAAGCCCGGGGACCTGCCGGCCATGTCCGTCATaggcgccgaggtggaccCGAGCGTGGGGATGAGCAAGGAGGaaaaggccaaggcggacaaggcgcgagccgcggaggaAGACGGATGGtccagcgacgaggacgacggcagGCGCGGAAAAGGAAAAGGaaagcgcggcggtgcgagacgcggcggcggcggtggcgcctcggccgacggcgtcgggcggcaccgcgcgccggAGAAGGTGACGAAGTTCTTCAGCACCAACAACCGGCGGCTCTGGGTGCTGCGGGAGTGCGAGAAGCTCGGGCTGCTGGGCCCCGACGGCACGGTCGCGGTGCGCCTGCAGCGGCAGGACGTGAGCAAGCGGATGGTTGAGAAGGGCACGCGTTCGTTTCGCATCGAGCGGTGCACCAACGAGGTCACGCTGGTGAAGGTCGACAAGATGCCCACGGCgcaggagctcaaggaggaggccgagcgAAACGCAAaggaggaagaagaagaagaagcagAGAACGACCGCGAcacggcgggcgagggcacgaggggcgaggtggacgagctccgcgacagcctcgggGAGTTTCGCGTCTGA
- a CDS encoding predicted protein: MARGASTSGAVLTHARCVSGSAVHWAKGAGKGAKKTDAVAADGGASTGSMSTTHCTGLNILKDGKDPELMPDDQYPDWLWTILDPEKGNIAMKTLGELEKELVAAKKADVDLKYDVMAIKDVKRLLRLRRRAKIKANNALRAKR, encoded by the coding sequence atggcgaggggcgcgagcacctccgggGCGGTcctgacgcacgcgcgctgCGTCAGCGGCAGCGCGGTTCACTgggcgaagggcgcggggaagggggcgaagaagacggacgcggtcgccgccgacggcggggcgTCCACCGGGTCGATGTCGACGACGCACTGCACGGGCCTGAACATCCTCAAGGATGGGAAGGACCCCGAGTTGATGCCCGACGACCAGTACCCGGACTGGCTGTGGACGATACTCGACCCGGAGAAGGGTAACATCGCGATGAAGACGTTGGGGGAACTGGAGAAGGAGCTggtggcggcgaagaaggcggacgTTGACCTCAAGTACGACGTGATGGCCATAAAGGACGTCAAGAGGCTGTTGCGGCTGAGGCGGAGGGCGAAGATCAAGGCGAACAACGCGCTGCGCGCGAAGCGATAG
- a CDS encoding predicted protein — MDEPREVRNEDGTVPKWARRVTDTFVDATGIRDAKYRELVESIEAAEKATNGVFSSKSAGGILDMNAYREMEEEDRIAMGIEQARRNAEAAQLAKLRAERDRIDEEAARARIKAATEASLAAAPRDKKKADAAGAPFKLVKVVKKKPTPAKRTTEETETGDGDDAGGLRGLLGGYGSDDSADGVDVAPPTTGFEPATIEPPPPPPVESLDPSSPRPPPPTTLPPPPDADRSGDEHDFAARETARASSLAAEEEEEEAAVAARMKEEARARRPFREEREGRDATARRDEAEAEERGWARGGSGGGEREGGGRRTRRRSRSRSESYPRRVRRGRDGSRDRSRNKSRDSDRSRDGDRSRSRSRSRGRDRRDRRRRSRSRERWERHYSEKFGLDDRGANAGRDGGKSVEEWTKYYEEKYALSK; from the coding sequence atggacgagCCACGCGAGGTGAGGAACGAGGACGGCACGGTGCCCAAgtgggcgcgccgcgtcacCGACACCTTCGTGGACGCCACCGGGATCCGGGATGCCAAGTATCGCGAACTCGTCGAGTCGATCGAGGCTGCCGAGAAGGCGACCAACGGCGTCTTCTCGTCCAAGAGCGCGGGCGGAATCCTCGACATGAACGCGTACagggagatggaggaggaggaccgcaTCGCGATGGGGATCGAGCAGGCGCGTCGgaacgcggaggcggcgcagctggcgaagctccgcgcggagagggatcggatcgacgaggaggcggcgagggcgaggatcAAGGCCGCGACCGAGGCCAGCctggcggccgcgccgcgcgacaagaagaaggcggacgccgccggcgcgccgttcAAGCTCGTGAAAGTGGTCAAGAAGAAGCCAACCCCGGCGAAGCGGACGACGGAGGAGACGGAgaccggggacggggacgacgcgggaggccTCCGcggtctcctcggcggctacggcagcgacgactccgccgacggcgtcgacgtcgcgccgccgacgacaggattcgaacccgcgacgatTGAaccccctccgccgccgccggttgAATCGCTCGACCCGAGCTCCCCCCGGCCGCCTCCCCCCACCACCCTTCCTCCCCCTCCCGACGCGGACCGCTCGGGCGACGAGCACGATTTCGCCGCTCGagagacggcgagggcgtcgtcgctcgcggcggaggaggaggaggaggaggccgccgtcgcggcgaggatgaaggaggaggcgcgcgcgagacgtcctttccgggaggagcgcgaggggcgcgatgcgacggcgaggcgggacgaggcggaggcggaggagcgagGGTGGGCGAGGGgtgggagcggcgggggcgagcgaGAGGGtggcgggaggaggacgaggaggaggtcgaggtcgCGATCCGAGTCTTACCcacggcgcgtccggcgcggcaGGGACGGGAGTAGGGACAGGAGCAGGAACAAGAGCAGAGACAGTGACAGGAGCAGAGACGGGGACAGGAGCAGGAGTAGGAGTAGGAGTAGGGGCAGGGACCGGcgggaccggcggcgacgaagtcGGAGTCGGGAGCGCTGGGAGCGGCACTACTCCGAGAAGTTCGGCCTGGACGACCGAGGGGCGaacgcggggcgcgacggcgggaagAGCGTGGAGGAGTGGACCAAGTACTACGAGGAGAAGTACGCCCTCTCCAAAtag
- a CDS encoding fanciful K+ uptake-b family transporter (possible potassium ion uptake): protein MSATCVGIIGAPLALKARAAAKGGARCARVVRVLAKASGANDVNGKAGFAALAAAPAALWAQASAAAESTEVQNAAIAAHQALWDLGVADDPLNPDQAKEIAGILGPVFSVSTLLFIIRIVMTWYPSVPVSRMPWVIAYLPTEPLLKPTRSLVPPVGGVDVSPIIWVGMISFMNEILLGKQGLLVLLSQKQVF, encoded by the exons ATgtccgcgacgtgcgtcgGCATCATCggggcgcccctcgcgctgaaggcgcgagcggcggcgaagggcggggcgaggtgcgcgcgcgtcgtgcgcgtcctcgcgaaAGCCTCCGGGGCGAATGACGTGAATGGGAAAGCCGGTTttgccgcgctcgcg gcggctcccgcggcgctctgGGCGCaggcatccgccgcggcggaatCCACCGAGGTGCagaacgcggcgatcgccgcgcatCAGGCGCTCTgggacctcggcgtcgcggacgatccCTTGAACCCCGACCAGGCGAAGGAGATCGCGGGGATCCTCGGCCCGGTCTTCTCGGTGTCCACCCTGCTGTTCATCATTCGCATCGTGATGACCTGGTACCCGTCGGTGCCGGTGTCCAGGATGCCGTGGGTTATCGCGTACCTGCCGACGGAGCCACTGCTCAAGCCCACCAGGAGTCTGGTAccccccgtcggcggcgtagACGTGTCGCCCATCATCTGGGTCGGCATGATCAGCTTCATGAACGAGATCCTGCTCGGGAAGCAGGGCCTGCTGGTGCTCCTCTCGCAGAAGCAGGTGTTCtga
- a CDS encoding predicted protein, producing the protein MDNTSFFTEYGEANRFSIHEVIGKGSYGVVCSATDNKTGEKVAIKKITDVFEHVSDATRILREVKLLRVLKHPDIVEVKHIVLPPNPREFKDIFVIFELMETDLHQVIKANDDLTHEHHQFFLYQLLRGLKYVHTANVYHRDLKPKNILANADCKLKICDFGLARPAFHDSGPTTVFWTDYVATRWYRAPELCGSFFTKYTPAIDIWSIGCIFAEILSGRPLFPGKNVVHQLEIITDLLGTPHPDVINRVRNEKARRFLGNMRVKPRIPFASRFPGAAPAALALLERMLAFDPEERPTAEEALADPYFAGLSDPSREPAAEIVSRTEYAFESRKLTQEEVRGLLYREILDASTCSGAYSDRTKWTSVARR; encoded by the exons atggACAACACGAGCTTCTTCACCGAGTACGGCGAGGCTAACCGTTTCTCCATCCACGAGGTGATCGGCAAGGGGAGCTACGGGGTGgtgtgctcggcgacggacaaCAAGACCGGGGAAAAGGTGGCCATCAAGAAGATCACCGACGTCTTCGAGCACGTGTCGGATGCGACCCGGATCCTGCGAGAGGTGAAGCTCCTCCGCGTGCTGAAGCATCCCGACATCGTGGAGGTGAAGCACATCGTGCTCCCGCCCAACCCGAGGGAGTTCAAGGACATCTTCGTCATCTTCGAGCTCATGGAGACGGACCTCCACCAGGTCATCAAGGCGAACGACGACCTGACGCACGAGCACCACCAGTTCTTCCTCTACCAg CTGCTGCGAGGGCTCAAGTACGTTCACACCGCGAACGTGTACCACCGCGACCTCAAGCCCAAGAACATCCTGGCCAACGCGGATTGCAAGCTCAAGATTTGCGACTTTGGCCTGGCGCGACCGGCGTTTCACGACAGCGGACCGACGACCGTGTTCTGGACGGACTACGTCGCCACCAGGTGGTACCGCGCCCCGGAGCTGTGCGGGAGCTTCTTCACCAAGTACACCCCCGCGATCGACATATGGAGCATCGGCTGCATCTTCGCCGAGATCCTGAGCGGCCGACCGCTCTTCCCGGGCAAGAACGTGGTTCACCAGTTGGAGATCATCACCGACCTGCTGGGCACTCCGCACCCGGACGTGATCAACAGGGTGCGGAACGAGAAGGCCCGACGGTTTCTCGGGAACATGCGCGTCAAACCCAGGATCCCGTTCGCCTCCCGGTttcccggcgcggcgccggcggcgttggcgctgCTGGAGCGGATGCTCGCGTTCGACCCGGAGGAGAGgcccaccgccgaggaggctctCGCGGATCCCTACTTTGCCGGTCTGTCTGATCCCAGCAgggagcccgcggcggagattgtGTCCAGGACGGAGTACGCGTTCGAGTCGAGGAAGCTCACGCAGGAGGAGGTGCGGGGTCTCCTCTACAGGGAGATCCTCGA CGCTTCGACCTGCTCGGGTGCTTATTCGGATCGCACGAAGTGGACGAGTGTCGCTCGAAGGTGA
- a CDS encoding major facilitator superfamily, producing MTPEELKRELQGWYLYDFANSAFFQAAATRSSRDQPELCSNLGDNVTHTNCRKCFEGKGEMVQIVDPITGAVSAMDIDTPELPGGIDPTSFLFTVISISVLFQAIAFISLGTLGDYGDYRKRGLVAASTAGGVATCMYVIVPADASLYWLGGVLMIVANVCLGVSVVFYNSYLPLMVDDSEEVRNAMAGGKEKGVESERDVIDAQEAVSSEYSSKGQMWGYVGGTTCLVLSVIALLVLVALGAEWFWALGVTSALSGAWWLGFSYFAFRRLPHRPGPPFPAAMNVYTEGWRKTYRLLALLWRTEVNTFYFLILFFIFSDGYSTISTIAVMFAYHELCMDPMLLALIAIIVPLTAVFGGYAWLRFQRRFGWSSKSVLVLNLMLLALIPLWGCVGFFTEDYGLQTQGEMYVLAVWFGLCLGSAQAFGRALFSELIPAGHEADMFALFEITDKGSSWLGPMVAAAVRQRTGRIRPTLFYLLAAMVLPGMALQALDLTESIENARRSKSARGAVKDTELAI from the exons ATGACCCCAGAGGAGCTGAAGCGCGAGCTTCAGGGCTGGTACTTGTATGACTTCGCAAATTCCGCCTTCTTCCAGGCGGCAGCCacg AGGAGCTCTCGGGACCAGCCCGAGCTGTGCAGCAACCTCGGGGATAACGTGACGCACACCAACTGCCGCAAGTGCTTCGAGGGGAAGGGCGAGATGGTGCAGATCGTCGACCCAATCACCGGCGCGGTCTCCGCGATGGACATCGACACCCCGGAACTCCCCGGCGGCATCGACCCGACATCGTTTCTGTTCACCGTGATCTCCATCAGCGTCCTCTTCCAGGCCATCGCGTTCATATCGCTCGGCACCCTGGGCGACTACGGCGATTACAGGAAGAGAGGAttggtcgccgcgtccaccgccgggggcgtcgcgacgtgtATGTACGtcatcgtccccgccgacgcgtcgctctACTGGCTCGGGGGCGTGCTGATGATCGTCGCGAACGTGTGCTTGGGCGTGTCCGTGGTGTTTTACAACTCGTATCTGCCGCTCATGGTGGACGACTCGGAGGAGGTGCGGAACGCGATGGCGGGTGGAAAGGAAAAGGGCGTCGagagcgagcgcgacgtcatcgacgcccAGGAGGCGGTGAGCTCCGAGTACTCGTCCAAGGGGCAGATGTGGGGATACGTGGGCGGTACCACTTGTTTGGTGTTGTCCGTGATCGCCCTCCTGGTGCTCGTCGCGTTGGGTGCGGAGTGGTTCTGGGCTCTTGGCGTGACCAGCGCGCTGTCGGGGGCGTGGTGGCTCGGATTTTCGTACTTTGCGTTTCGGCGGTTGCCGCACCGACCGGGCCCGCCGTTCCCGGCCGCGATGAACGTCTACACCGAGGGCTGGCGCAAGACGTACAGGTTGCTCGCGCTCCTGTGGCGCACCGAGGTGAACACGTTCTACTTCCTCATTCTCTTTTTCATATTCTCCGACGGATACAGCACGATTTCGACGATTGCGGTTATGTTTGCGTACCACGAGCTCTGCATGGATCCCATGCTGctggcgctcatcgcgatcATCGTGCCGCTCACGGCGGTGTTCGGCGGGTACGCGTGGTTAAGGTTCCAAAGGCGGTTCGGGTGGAGCAGCAAGAGCGTTTTGGTGCTGAACCTGATGCTGCTGGCGTTGATTCCGCTGTGGGGTTGCGTGGGTTTTTTCACCGAAGACTACGGGCTGCAGACGCAGGGGGAGATGTACGTGCTCGCGGTGTGGTTTGGGCTGTGTCTGGGTTCCGCGCAGGCGTTCGGCCGCGCGCTGTTCTCCGAGCTGATCCCCGCGGGTCACGAGGCTGACATGTTCGCGCTGTTCGAGATCACCGATAAGGGATCGAGCTGGCTGGGACCgatggtcgcggcggcggtgcggcaGCGCACGGGTCGAATTCGACCGACGCTGTTttacctcctcgccgcgatggtccTGCCGGGCATGGCGCTCCAGGCGCTCGACCTGACGGAGAGCATAGAGAACGCGCGAAGGTCAAAGTCTGCGCGGGGCGCGGTCAAAGACACGGAGCTCGCGATTTGA